In the genome of Chrysiogenia bacterium, one region contains:
- a CDS encoding TetR/AcrR family transcriptional regulator, translating to FASKSYQGTTVRDIAKEAGVSEALLYKYFPSKKALFLEAFERSNKFLFEKLQEMLRTSKRPKEMARELFLFYYRFLQEDQVYPRMLFLVMAELDDPEVKKVFVGGLKKTAKLVQRSLKQAQDYGLVERKLNVEVSSWLMLGAYQMLALMKEAGILTEMSEKEFAAVIDSVPEAFSPSTK from the coding sequence TTCGCCTCCAAGAGTTATCAGGGAACCACCGTTCGCGACATCGCCAAGGAAGCCGGCGTGTCCGAGGCGCTCTTATATAAATACTTCCCTTCGAAGAAGGCGCTCTTTCTCGAAGCCTTCGAGCGCTCCAACAAGTTTCTGTTCGAGAAGCTGCAGGAGATGCTCCGCACCTCCAAGCGGCCCAAGGAAATGGCCCGCGAGCTCTTTCTCTTCTACTACCGCTTCCTTCAGGAAGATCAGGTCTATCCCCGGATGCTCTTCCTCGTTATGGCCGAGCTCGACGACCCCGAGGTGAAGAAGGTCTTTGTGGGCGGCCTGAAGAAGACCGCCAAGCTCGTCCAGCGCTCGCTCAAGCAGGCCCAGGATTACGGCCTTGTCGAACGAAAGCTCAACGTCGAGGTCAGCTCCTGGCTGATGCTGGGCGCCTACCAGATGCTCGCCCTGATGAAGGAAGCGGGCATCCTGACCGAAATGTCGGAAAAGGAATTCGCCGCGGTCATCGATTCGGTGCCCGAGGCATTCTCTCCCTCTA